GCGTTGAAACTGGGGTGTTACTCCCAGCCAGATAATATATCCATAAATCCAAGATGCCTTGCTGATTGTAGTTCCTAGCACAAAACCCGCAAGCTGATCAGCAATTTCTGCAACTAAGCAGTATTCTGGATCCGTATTGTATAGACCAATGACCTCCCATTCATCCCAGGTGCGATACAGGTATGGGTACAGGTCGCTGGTAAACAATGACTCCCCCAAATGATAGACAGGGGCAATATCATCAATCTGCATATCCCGAATATTGAGTGTGTCACTGTCATCCGTATAGGATGTTGACGTTGTTACCATAGGTTTTTTACTGCGTTTCTCCCATTGGGTTGTCGCTACAACTCTAGCGCTACCACTGCTCGATAGGTTGACAAAAATTACGCCATACTTATCTGTATGATTCTGTACGATCCCCTGTATGCCTGATGGAGTAGCTGACAAAGCGAGCTTAAGTTCTTACTGAGGAACAAAATGGGGCTGTATAGATAGCGTTTGGGGCGGGAACGATAACCTGTTGCCCCTTGTCTTCCGCCTGCTTGCCAAGTGACCTGTCGGCTGCGGTAGCTGGCCATGACCTTGACTTGATGGAGCACCATCGCTGCTCCACGATCGTCTGCTCAGGTTTCAGCATGATAGATTTGTTAATCTGTTGCAAAATACGATGGTTGGTTAAAACCCCCCTATCCTAGTACTAGTAGGAACTACCAATCCGCTAAACCATTATGCCTGCTCTCACTCCATCCATTCGTCGCCGTTTGTTACAACTGAAGCAATTGCCAAGTGTCTGGGAGGGCGCTCGTTTACAGATGCCATTACGGCACCAGCCTGTTGAGTTTCATACAGATGACCATGGCAGCGACTGCATATTGTGGGTTGATGGCTCTGAGGGAATTGTGCGTGCAGTGGAAGTAGTGTCGCCTATAAGTGGGCAAGAAGCAGTGGTAAGAGCGCTATTGCGGGCTATGGAAATGCCCCAAAACCCTGGCAAGCCTGCTCGTCCTCAAAAGATTGTGGTCAACGATCGTGAGTTACAGTTTTTTCTCCGGGGCGTGTTGCAGGACATGGACATCATTGTGGACTATGTTCCCAGTTTGCCCCTGATTGATGAGTTTTATCGTCACTTTGCTGCCACGGTAGAGTCTTGTTCACCACAACTGTCTCCTCAGTTGATAAAGCAGTTGAATGATCAGGCCTTTGAAATTTGGCATCGCGCTCCCTGGGAATATCTGAGCGAAGAGCGGATAATCGCTGTTGACCTTAACGCCTGGGACTTAGAGACACTTTATATCTCCATTATGGGGATGCTGGGTATAGAGTATGGGATCCTTATGTATCGCTCCATAGACTCTCTTAGGCAATTTCGACAAGCGGTCATGAATATCCATGAACCAACAGACGAAGCCCAAGAAGCATTTCTACAACAGGATTGCTTGTTCGTAACCTTCGATCGTGACGACTCAGATGATAGTGTGTTTCTTGCGCGGCTTGGCACTCCTGAGATAGATGATATTCAGCCTAGCTTTGGTAGCATCCATCCCCTAGAGGGGTTGCGGTTTAACCTGCAAGATGACGAGGCAAATGCCATGCTCGTTGCCCTAAGTGCCTTAAATCGATTTTTGAAACAGCATCAGCGTGAGCTGACATCCTCCCAGTTTCCAGAGCTGTCTAACCAGTATCGAATTGCGGTGCCTGCTAACTCTAATGCCAAAGGCTCTACAGTAACTGTTCGCATTAGCACCATGCCAGCCTTGGCGACGGAACTCCTAACCATGATGGATGATAGTGGTGAAGCTAACAATGAAGCTGAGGACATTAATACAGGGTTTCCCTTCATTCAGGATACACTTGTTCCAGACGAGAAGATTACCCTTCTTAGGGTATCGCCCTGGGAAGAAGTCCAGTTGCTGCGTCAACAGACCAGTTTTTATCAAGAGGCACCTGCGGTTTTTCCCCAGGTGGGGAATGGTTTGCCGATCGTCATTTTGCAAATTTCTCAACCCAAGGGTAAAGCTCTCATCCAAGCCATTCAGACCGCAGGAGGCTTACGGGGAATTTGCTTCAACCCTGGATTTGATCCCTACGCCAAGCAAACCTATGAGCTAGGACTGTTGCAGTTGGAAAATGGAGACTTGCAGTTGTTTGCAGAGTTCCAGGACGATAATCTAGAGTATCGCCGTGTTCGTAAGAAATGGAATCAATGCTGTAGTGCTACCCATGGCTATTGTGGATTGGTCATCGCCAAAGGGATCACTGGTGTTGCTCGAGGCAATCCTCAACTCAAGGACATGATGGCACTCATGGAAACACGCTTCATTCCAGTAGCAGAGTTAGGATTAGGCACCCTTGAGATGCACATAGAGTTCGACTACTAGGTACATACAAGCGTATTTGATAGCAGAGTGTGTATAAATTGTAGAGGTATCTGGTTGACTGACAAATCTTCTTTGCAGGCTGGGTCAAACAATGTGAAACCCAACATCAGCCTACGCTCTGTTCGGTTACGCCATCGCTAACCAAACCTACCAAGCTTAAACGCAAGCTGCACAGAGTAGCACCTAGATAACAACACCTGCCCTGGGACAGATGGGATCCACCACTGGGTGACATCGCCAAAATTAATGCAAAATTCAAAATTAGGCATTCAACATGGAGGAACTTTCACCTCGATCACGGAGCAGACATTTGAGTTTGCAGTGCGGATTGTTAAGCTGTGTCAAGTCTTATATGATTAACCAGTTGTTTGCCGCACCCTCTAACGCCAACTGATTCACTCTGGCACATCGGTAGGGGCAAACGTTGAGAAATCTCAGGCAGCACAAAGCAAAGCAGACTTTCTACACAAACTGGAAGTAGCTTTGAAGGAGTTGCGAGTAACCCGCTATTGGCTCAGGTTGCTGATTGCCACCAACCTCATACCCGCCCAGCGGCTCAACGCACTACTAGAGGAATCAGAAGAACTGCTCAACATCATCGTCAACACCAAACGCAACCGACCCGAATGCAGATTGCTATGAAATCCCATCCGGACGTAACTATTGTCAACAGGTACTTACCCTACAATCCTAAATTGACTAGCAGAGCCAAAGAACTACGCAAGAATCCTACACCTGTGGAACGGAAGCTTTGGCAAGACTGTCTCAGACTATTGCCGTTTCGAGTCTTGCGTCAGCGTCCGATCGACCAGTTGATTGTCGATTTCTATTGTGATGCTGTGAAACTGGTGATTGAAGTAGATGGGGATAGCCATTTTACAGAGCAGGGACAAGTCTACAACGCTGAGAGAACAAAGGTTCTGGAAAGCTACAGTTTGAGGGTGCTGCGATTTAGTAATGATGAGGTGATGCAGCAATTTGAAGGAGTTTGTCAACAGATTGAAGA
This is a stretch of genomic DNA from Cyanobacteriota bacterium. It encodes these proteins:
- a CDS encoding GNAT family N-acetyltransferase produces the protein MVTTSTSYTDDSDTLNIRDMQIDDIAPVYHLGESLFTSDLYPYLYRTWDEWEVIGLYNTDPEYCLVAEIADQLAGFVLGTTISKASWIYGYIIWLGVTPQFQRRGIADRLVDKIVERMIEDGVRFMLVDTDPANVAAVNFFTRKGFGNTRQHVFMSMNLSKHHIYGRLISYERDRAERVGRRRSRR
- a CDS encoding endonuclease domain-containing protein, with the translated sequence MKSHPDVTIVNRYLPYNPKLTSRAKELRKNPTPVERKLWQDCLRLLPFRVLRQRPIDQLIVDFYCDAVKLVIEVDGDSHFTEQGQVYNAERTKVLESYSLRVLRFSNDEVMQQFEGVCQQIEEMISLLSKRTDIAD